The Odontesthes bonariensis isolate fOdoBon6 chromosome 19, fOdoBon6.hap1, whole genome shotgun sequence genome includes the window GATGTAGAAACACGTGTAGATGTGTCCTCTACTAGTTTATTGCCTTACagtgaaaacagaaaaataataaatgagATATACTGGAGAATAAACACAGACACCTGTGCAGAGATGCATGGCAGCACAGAAATTCTCTGACCACATAAGTAACCTGCCAATAGATCCACACTGAGCCACTGCCGCTTTGCATACTTATTCTGCGGCCAGCTGGCATCCCGCTTTACTAGACAAGTTAAAGCAACACAAAATACCGGACAACAGACAAAAAACATAGCTCATTATGGGACTTCTTAAGTCTTACTATTGCTGTATAGACTTCCCATGAGGGGGGAATAGCCTTGTTGTTGTTTCCAGCTGTGTGAGGATGCATCTGTTTTGCACCTGCATCCTGTTCTCTCTGCTGATGGTGTCCCACCTGGTGAGTGCCACTGTGTCGAACAGCTTCAAGGACTGCAGCCATTTTTTCTACATGCAAACACCACCTGCAGGGATCAGAGGTGAAAGCCTGAAGTGGATCTGCCAAAAATTTGCAGACAAACTACGCTACGCCACGTTGTATGACAGCAGACGCCATCTCCCCCTCTACTCAGCCTACGTTTTTAAGAAGTCTGATGGGAAGAGGAGGGTGGACACACCCTGGATGTATGAGCCTCAGGTAGGGAGACAATATGGCGTTTGATTTATGTGTTAATTGTCACAAAGCTTAAGAAAAGCTGAATTGATGTAGGCAATTCAAGCAACCTTTAACAGGCTTAATTTAGAACACTTGTTTACTCAGATCCAAcagaaaaaaacttcaaatgaaaaatagaAGTAGTGCTCGTGACAACAGACATGCTATGAAATGGACATTTAAAATGTTGACTATAGTAAAGAAGACGAATGTTTTTTGAGGCTCATGACATGatgggctgtgtaaaccgtcaATCACACAAATATGCCCCCAAATACACCTTTATAGTCATTTGACATTAAAACAAATTTTCTTGCCAAAAGTTAGACTAAAAGCCTGATATCACAATTTAGTGTGTAAGCTAAACCCATAGCTGGAGTAAGCAGACAGTTAGTGCAGCTTCTCGGGTAGCCCAAACATTTTGGATGTATATTTCACTACATCTAAAAGGCCAGTAGAAATAATTTGGCCCAAGTATAATATGACTGATGTCTGACCTCCTCCTACTTTGGCTGCCACAGTTGGAAGCCTAAGTACACTGGCTGTGTGCCGATGTTTGAACTGAACCAAGTCTGTATCTTGTCCTTCCAGACAAAACACATGGGGCAAATCAGTCGAAACTCTGCTAAAACTGCCAGCTATGTATGTACACAAACTCTTGCAAAACCTGACATAAGTGGGCCACAGCTTGCAGCTAATCTAATTAACTTCAGTGTGCTAGTGACCCAAGCAGCCTAAGAATGAAAGTTTATGATGATAACTTGTGGCTTCAGAAAGTTACCAGAAGcattaaaatgtgaaaaataagtctcaaatttctttaatgatctttttatttattttactttcagCTGGTTTCTGATGATGAGAGTGGTAACATGAGGGTGCTTCCCCTGGGTCAAGACACTCCCCCACTAATTGAGGACAGCCAGGTTGTGTTGGAAGACTACATAGATGCTGTAGAATACAGACGTGGCCCACTGAATGCTGACCAGCACCAAGCAGAACCAGATGACAAATCCTCCACCTACACTCTGACCAACGTTGTTCCACTAATCACAGACTTCCTCGATACCTCTTGGAACCCCTACTTGGATGTCATCCGCAGACGCCTGAACAATTTCTGCCATGGCAAATCTTTCATTGTGACTGGAGTGACTACTTCAGGGGCCACTATACAGCGAAATAACCAGGACCGCCTGACAATCCCAAAACATTTATGGCTGGCATATTGCTGCCCATGGTTTGACCGCAACTCACCGTATGAAGTGAGATTTATGTTCCCTAGTTATGGGGGCTATGCTCTGAATGAAAAGACTGGCTATGGTGTGGTGGAAGTACCACTAAAGACTCTGGAGAGTTTCCTGAGGAGCCAGGCTTACATAGACAGTGATATGATCATTTTTTACAAAAGCTGCATGTCAGAAAACACCTTCAAGAAGATGAAGAGGAGCGACTTGACTAGTGTTGAACTGCAGCCAAAGTAATGGAGGAAGCATATATTACTGCGTTATCGGGACTAACTAAAATAAACTGTAAAGTAGTCCTGCTTCATATGTAATTAATAAAATTTACTTGGAATATTATAGAAAGTGCAATTCAAAGACTGAAATATGTCTTAATCATGTATTATGAGACAGGCAGCCTTGGCAGGTTCCTTGAAAGAATAGGATATAGtgggaataaaaaataaatgagtgGAATGCACTCTGGGTTGAAAAATGTGATTTGGAGAGTCGACTTCCCATTCCCAAAGTATATCTAATGCCACATCAGTAAATATTTCCTGTGTGGTAATTACCACATATCATTAGTGGGGTCATAAGGGTTATTTTGATGCGTGCAAATTTAACATAGCAAATAAAAGCCGAGATTACGTCCAAGGTTTTCTCCAACCTGCCTGTTATAAACAGTGACATGTAAGACTACTCTGCCACATTTAAAATGCTCTTGACTTTAAGGAGTAAGcataataaaagaataaataaaaaaaactgtagtcACAGAAGAAGCCCAGATTTTGCTGTCACACAGTATATGGTAAAATATAATTTTGTGTTTAGAGTTAACTCATTCCTTAGTCCATATTATGTTATTCTCTCTTCTGGAAGTCTATGCGCCTGTGACCATAGTTTGTTCCATCATTAACTGAGTATAAGCAACAGGGCGAGTAAGCTGCAGGGAACATGAGTAAAGTATGACCTACAGCCCTCTGTGCCTGGCTTTCTCTTTGACTCTAATTGGCTACAACTAATCATCATGCCTACACCTAACTCACCCACGCAGTGAATAAAACCAGTACTATCCAGTCATCTAAATATTCACCAAATACCTGTCCATCTTTGACTCCTGTAAGCTTTACTAATTTAATAGTTCCAATTGTACACGTTTCATTGCCTTAATAAGAAGAAGTTTCAAATACGGTTATATTCCTGCATTGTTCGATGGTATCAGTACTGCACGTTGTATGTACTGTAGGTTCAAAGAAAGCTATAGCCCATTCATAATGAATGAAATGATTGAATGATGTTGTAATTCAACACTGTAGCCTTTGTGAATACTcaaaagtttaaaagtgtagggaattattgaCCACCTGGAGGAGGTTAAGATGACAAATCTATCCTTCTTCCCCACTATGAGACGCATGCATTTCTCCCTGTTCCTCTTACTGTGGGTGGATCTGGTGAGGTGTAAGAAGTCCATTGCTTTGCATACTGAACCCTGATAACAGAGAACAGGGTGTAAAACACATGTTAGCAGTTTCACTCAGCTCCATAAGCAGACAGAGACACATTCAACCATTTGTATAAGATCTCAGAACTACACCTGACGAGCCATACCTTCAGCAGCTTTACCTCCGTGTCAGTAAGACATCAGACCCGTAGTGGCTATGGCATTTTGGATACATATGGGTTTCCTGCTTGTCAACATATTATCAACAGCAGTGAGAGGGAGAGTTGAAAAAGAGCCATCTCCGGAGTGCAGACAGTTCCTCTACATGGGAACACCACCGACAGGACTGGAACACCACTCTGTCCAGTTCATCTGTCAACTTTACAACAAGAAGCCACGCTATGTCACTCTGTACAACAATGTGGATCATGTACCCATCTACTCTGCTTACACCTTTAAACGCTCGGATGGGGAGAAATGTGTGGATATACCCTGGATGTATGAGCCTCAGGTAAAGAAAACTAGGAAGCTGACGCATAAAGCCAAGGCTCTGCATATGAGCACATCACAAGAGCCGTCATTTTTAAAATTCTAAAACGTCTCATTTGCATGTTTCATTTTATGCAGATGTGAAATCAAATTCAGTCATTTtctttgtctcgtttgtctctggtCTTTGTCTTTGCATAGCTATCCACTTCTTTTGATACAGGTGAGATGCAACCCTTTCCACGAGGTTACATCCACAAGAATTTTGAAGACGCTCAAGCAGTTCTGGACGATTATACGAATGCCATCTATTATGAGCGTGGTACCCTGAACCCAGACGAGCATCAGGACGACCCTGATGACAAGGCCTCCACCTACACCCTCACCAATGTGGTTCCCATGGTGCCCGATTTCAACTACGGAGTGTGGAACAAGCAGGAGCACATCATCCGCAAACGACTTAACAACTACTGCCACGGAACAGCTTACATTGTGACTGGTATCACCACCTCTGGGAAGATGATCCGCCGTGAAAACATGAACCGCGTTGCAGTTCCAACCTATTTGTGGTCAGCTTACTGTTGTATTGACTACGACCACAACACACCCTACAATGAACGCTATAAGTTCCCATCTTTTGCACACTATGGCCTAAATGAGGAGAACAATGACGTGCTGGAAATCTCCGTCCAGAAGCTGAAGGAGTTCCTCAAGAAGACAACATTTGTAAACCAGAACTTTCAGATCTTTGTTGGGGACTGTGTCCCACCAGCATCCAGTAAAACTGAATGAGAATATGTTTTGATGTGAAGttccaaagaaaaacacagctgtTACTGATATAATTAACAATGGCTTTCTTTTATTTAAGTGTCTAAGTGAACCATGACAATGCTCTATTCATGAAATTTACAGCAAATTgttaagcaaagaaaaaaaaggtagaaaTTGAGGCACAATCCTTTCCTCCTATCTAATTTCTGGACAACTTGCTGACCGGTTGGACATAGACCTAACATGTCTGCCAACTTGTACAAAGGGAGAACATCAATTTAAGCCAGTCAGTGAGCCAGCATCCATGATACAAAGGCAGTAAAACTGGCTGACCTAAATGGAATGCAGCTGTTTTTAATATATCAGTTACAACTGTTCTTTTCTTGAATGTCTGCTGTGCATAACCTCAACCAGAGAACAACATCAAGTTATAAAGAAAACTGGATTATATCACACTTTTGTCTCATGACCCTTAAAAATATTAGATGTCGTAAATATCAGCACCTGCTTAAAGCCTGAACCCATACCACAGCGATGTCTTCTGTACATGGAGCTGTCTAGTCACATTGTAGCAAAATGCACCGTATTCAACTATTTAGTTGTAATGAACTTGTGCATGAAACTGTCtttgaagcttttttttgtctcattcaAAATGAACATGTATTTAATAACTCAAAACAGTATTTGCTTatacaaagaaaacactgtTGTGGCCTCAACACTCTACATATATAACTTGCACGTTTCTACAGGCTTTTttgagaaaaaatatatatacatttatgaTACAATACCAGCATCGGTACTTGTTTTTCTAAATTTGCTTTTATGGTCTgtaataaaaatacatatacTGCAGGACaagagagtttaaaaaaaacaaatatgatATCAAATGTAGAAATGAGCGGCGTCTGTGCGGGTGATGGGATATGACTTTGCCTCTTTCCTCCTGATAACAAGGACTTCAGTTGTTTGAATATAAAACAGCAGAACTAAACTAAATGCAAAAACGTCTACACTATCACCATCATTTGTGCACATTGtgcattaaatatttttttgatcAAGTTAGCGTCATATTTTTGCTCTGCATAGTAGAAATAAGTATTACTGACAGTTCAGTGAGCCGTGACAATCGACCCAAATGCTCATCAGCAGGACCTCCACCAATTGGATTACATCCATCATTAATACAAATGTGCATTTCTTACTATGACCTGTCGGTACTGTGAAAAAGACCCATCATATAAGGCTCTCAGTGACTGATAACATTCACTGCTTCTGAACTACTACTGCAACACTTGTAACTATTTGAATATATGGAAAGGACTTTACAAAGGGAGACCAGTTTGCTCGAAGTACAGATGAGGCAAGAAGGGAAATGTTGAGTGTGATAGAGCTGAGACAGAGGCTGCACCTGTTAGTAGTGGATTTGCAGGCGTGAGTGAAAGCAGGAGTACTGAGGGCTAAAAGGATACAAAAGTTGAGCAACTCAGGGAAAGTGAGCTGTAGCGATGGTACTCACATCTGCAAACCATGCCGTACACCTGGCAGCTGTTACGACTGTGCTGACCTGTGTGCTGCTACAGGGGATCCAGGCAGGAGTAGTGGGGGATTTCAACCATGTGGAGCGCTGCAAGGACTCCTTGTATATGGGCACTCCACCACGAGGCTACTTCAGCAACTCCTTTAAGAAGATGTGCCAGAGGTATGAGGATAAACCCCGCTATGTCACACTGTATGACCCCCACAAACGCATTCCCATCTACTCTGCGTACACATTCAAGAAGTCAGACGGCGAGAAGAAGGTCGATTTTCCCTGGATGTTTGAGCCTCAGGTGAGGTTAagcttgtttgaagacaaattGCTAATGCAGCAATATTTCAATCTCTCTTCAGTCTTGACTGTTAAGTGTCAAACTGTCCAAGTGTCAAACTGTACAAGTGGTCTGTTTTATCTGTTCTTGTGGATACTTCAAATCATCTATGTCTAACTGCACCACATCAAATTGTACTGATAAAGAATTTCATTCTTTTTGGGAAGACAGCAAACAAACATCAATAGCATCTGTAATACTTAACCATTAAAGAGAGCAGGAGCAGCTACTGTAAGGGCAACCAAGCCAGCAGGAGATAAGCTGTTTTATTGACTATAAGATGGCACTTCAGTAAGATAGTGTTCCCATTAACATATATGCAAATTTACATCACAAAATAgttttttaatgtaaaactgTTAGCTATATTTTCAGCAATACCCATCTTTTATCCTTTTCCTTTATAGCTGGCCTCTGAaaaaagcagcagcaacatGGAGCCATTTCCCCAATCTTCAAACATGCATATGAACTTTGAAGACACCCAGGCAGTCCTAGAAGACTACGCTGACGTGGTTCAGTACGAACGCGGCCAACTAAATCCAGACGAGCATCAGGCTGACCCCTTAGACAAAGCGTCCACCTACAGCTTGACGAATGTGGTACCTCAGATCAGGGAGTTCAACTTGGGTCCCTGGGCAGAACACCAGGACATCATCCGCAAACGCCTCAACAACTACTGCCGTGGCAAAGCCTTTGTGGTCACAGGGGTCACCACTTCTGGACACACAATCCGTCGCAACAACCTGGACCGTGTAGCTGTTCCAGAGTACATGTGGTCAGCCTACTGCTGCACAGAGTTTGACCAAAATGCGCCATACTTTGTGCGCTACAAGTTCCCTGTGTTTGGAGCTTATGGGCTGAATGATCGCGTCAACAACCACATGGTGGAAGTCCCCCTAAAGAACCTGGAGAAATTCCTGAAAGGGAGAATGGATGTGGATAAAAACTTTCAGATTTTCTATAATGACTGTGTGCCAGATAGCTAAGATTAGATGTGATCTCTGTTATAATTCCAGTTTAAGATGTATTAGATATGTTACAGTTGATTGTAAAAATGTTTGAGGTTGATGAAGCtcaaaaaacatgcattaatCTAAAACTTTTGTCAAATTGTAACACATATAAGGAATAAAATGGGAGAATCGTGTCTGAGCTTGCACTGAATCTTTCTTTGAGTGATTTTTTCTCCTGATGAGTCataaagtatgaaaaaaaaaatagtagcACAAGTattcaaattaaacattttattaaaatcaaaataaagacaaagaGAGGTTCTCATAATTGAGAACATAAAGTTAACAAACTGCTTCCTTTTGattgaaaagagaaaataaataataataaggaAAATAAATGGCAAATTTCTAATAAAGAACAATGTTGGATTAATATATTGGAAATGCAAGTACTCTACATTTAAATGCCTGCTGTGAATATATTCATTGAAGTCATATTAAACTGACTGAGAGTATAAAGTGCAACAACTGCTCTTATGGATCCTTTCAAGTTTAAATCCTAATCCAGGAATTATGATAACAGAACTTAATTTACGTATCTCAATCATAGTGGGAGTTTTGATAGCACAGAGGGAAGTGTTTAACAAGTAGATTTGTGTGTCGTCAGGATTTTAATGGAGAAAATATCAAACCCACATCAGATATTTTCAAACGTTAACCACATGATGGCACCAGAGCTCATGTCAAAAACATTTAGCACATACTTAATATTGTCAAACAGTGTTTGTATGTCCcggaaaaaaattgaaattaaaataaagaaattaaaaaaaaaaaaaacacttggaaCAATCGTCATATTGACTTTTTGGCAGTCTGAGGCATACACAGATTATAAAATGAGGACTGATCCAGAGATGATACCGGTTTCCACGCCACCCACCCTCGCCTCTGCAGCTCTGTTCTCTGTAGCTGACACCCATAGTAGTGAGGGTCAACAACTAGTAAGTGGCTCCCCTGGTCTCCTGTGCACACCCCTAATATCCCCTTTGAGGAGTTGTCCCTGTCTCCTCCCATCATGACAGGAGATCCGTGCTTCTCAAAGTGCTGATGGAGCTCTTCCACAGCAACCTGCTCCAGCTCAGTCCCTCCACCTCTAACGTGCACCAACTTACAGGGAACATCATAGAAATAGTCCAGTACCAGGGAGGCTTCAAATGTTCCGACCCACTCCCTGGAGCCTGAGAAAGAGCCTGCTTTGTCCCCCATGGTAACCAAGGCTTGCTGAATTTCTGGGAGGCTGGGTGCAGGCCTGTTATGGCGCTTTTGTTGACACCAGTTATAGCAAAGCCAGGAAGCCATGGTTTGAATGGTACGGTAGCCACATCCCCAGCCTCTGTCATCTTGTCCATCACAGCCATAATGGAAGTAGAGGTAATCTCCTTCAATCGTACAGCATTTCACGGGATCTATAAGTGGTTTAGGAAGACCAGTGTGCACATTTGATATGGTTTTCATCTTCTGCAAAATCTTCCCCTCATCTCTTTCACGTCCACCCCAGTCAATCTTCTCCTCAGATGCGGCTGCTACCGCCTTTCCGTCCATTactaaaaatctgtttttacaAAGCACATATTCCACCTTTAGCAATATGTTACTTCAAAAACTCGCCAGATTTCCTAACATGGATTACTCACCTAACAGTCACACAGTGTAACTACAAAAAGGCTCCTCTGGGTGCATGTGCAACGTTCTTGAGTTCCGCCTGAAAAATGACATTGGTTCCCACCACCGGTTTAAGTGATTTGGTAACAAGccattttaaataaaacttctgcaataaatgtgtattaaaACTTTCGCTGGGTATACGTATTTTTTCTTCGTGAATATACTGCAAATCAACGCTTCCAAATACATTTGTTAACAGTCCTTGAAGCTTGCATGTCTGTGTCCAGGACACGAGAGTGCAACTCAACACACCTGGCTGAAGTATCGCTAATTAGTGAATAATGTACCCGTCAGCTTGTTCCATTCCTCAACAATGGCCAGATCAGTAAAATATACGAACGCTTTCAAATGTTTCGTGGTTGTATTTTCGATTTGTTTCGTTTTATCGGAGAGTCAGGAGAGCGAAGGACTTGACATACAGTGCGGAGAAAATAAAATGAGAATAACGGTGGAGCGACAGTTTTTCCACGAGAGACGCATTCCGTTCAAACCGGAGTTTCTTCAACTTGGAGTCAACTCAACGCAGACGACCTCATGCAGACCAGAGAGACCATCTGAAAACGAGTTGGTCATCTCCGCCGGGCTACGAGACTGCGGGACTGAGGCCAGTGTATGGACAGTATGAGACTGATACTGATTTTGTTTCTTGTGTTCAGAGTAAGAATTTGACAGAATGAAAGCCAAATGAGTTGAGGGAAGCTTGTAATAGTATTAAGTAGTTTAGTCTTATTACTACCGACACCATGTTTAATGCAGaatatatataatgtatattCAACCCACCACATACTTAGCAGGGGTATCCTCTCTTCTACAGTACTGTGGAATGTTTTcttccaaaaattccaaataGAACACAGTTTGACCgacagaaaatagtatttttgcaccaacatgGTGATTCCCAAAGAATAAAACCCTTGAAACGTGGCACATCTCAGCATGATGTGCAGTAGGGCCTatatccttaaaaaaaaaaatctgagtaaactggacaagtggaggataAGAGAAGAAGTGGCcagacaaaaaaacatcttcATCTGGTTAACGGTATCTCAAGGTGCTGCTCTTAAGAAATAACACGacacacaggacctgagagctGCATCTGActcttcagttgatccatctactgttcactgaagtcCCATCATAAAATGGTCTCCATCTTGCAAGATTAAGTAATGAATTCTAGTTGCAATGTCAACACGAAGTTTGTTTAAAAATGCATCACTTGTAAGACCATCACAAATGAGGAAATCAGGACTTTGTTGTACAATTGTAAGACCAAAATATGACACAATGCAGCAAATCTGAGGATTCTAATGCTAAATATGACCAAAATAATCTATTTACAATTCCTACTCTCCAGGTTCACGGTGAGTGGCTTGTGTACTCcaaccagctgtttgtgttTCCTGCTGTGCTTCCTACTTCTGCTGGCAGTGTGATTGTCCGAGGGGTGACGACTGTAATACCTGTTGAGTGCTATTATGAGAGGTAAGGTTGATGTATGTATTCTTATTTGATTCTAATTGTGTCTTGCTGTGTCCTTTTTATTACAGCAAAGTCAACTGTACTTTGTCTGTTTCTTTTATATTTgagaaaagaaagcagaaagttAAAGGAGGACCATTACAACCGACCTGGGTTCCGATGACGTCTACCATTGGTGCATTTGGCCTTCTTCACTTCTCCCTTCGTATCATGGCAGGTAAAATGACAATCATATGTAATCTAGACTGTATCAGAAGAAGATTCCTTAAACAGAAGTATCTAGCTTTATTTCCTTTATTCTGGAAACTAtgaaactgggactgaaaattAAAGTCTCTTTGCTCCTACACAGATGGTTGTACCTCTTTACGCAGTTCCTCAGTGTATCGTCAGGGGGAGGCAGTGTTTTTGGAAGCGAGTGTGGAGGCACCACTGCACCCTCCCCTTACACTCTATGTTGACTACTGTGTTGCTACACTGAATCCTGACCCCCTATCACTGCCAAGCTACAAGTTTATCGCGAAGCATGGGTCAGTTTCCTTcctattaaaaaataaaaaattataatacACAAATGAAAGCAGTAATACTCTGTGGGAAGTGCATCACATCACATCCACTGAATGAATCCTCATAGCTAAGTTAATTTGGTTTGCAGCATTTATCCAACTAGTTTGGACACATTCTGCCTAAAGTGAACTCCTTCATTATAGATGTCTTCTGGACAGTGTACTGCCAGGCTCTTCATCTAGATTCCTACCCAGAAAGCAAGATACCAGACTGTGCTTCAGCGTTCAAGCCTTCCGCTTCAACTACACATCTGGAGAGCAGGTAATAAAACAGCAGCTGCTTTTATACTTGAGCTGCGTTTCAAGTAAACATTTGAATTAActtagaattttgctgatgtgAATGCCAGATTAAATGCCTGTTATTAATTTTCTTTCTTATCATAGATGTTCATCAGTTGCCATCTTAGGGCAACCCTTAAACAAAACTCACATAGCCACCTTGATAAAGCCTGCTTCTTCCACAGACCCACATTCAGGTTCGGCTGCCAAACTGTCAAAATTTCCATTTTGAGCTATCATGATTTTGTCTAACTCATTTTTGGCTCAGCAGCTTAACAGCCACTGCTGTACAgtggattttattttattttttctaagaTGGGGTTTCACAAATGACTGTTTTCAAGATGTTTCTCTGTCATTCAGCTGGCGGGCCACAGAGGGAGACAGTACTCTGTGTGAGTGTTGTGACGACAACTGCTTGGAACTGAGTAAAGAGAAGAACAGTGGACACACAACTCAACCAGAGACAGGTTGCTGAGCCCTTTGCAGACAAATGCAACCTATTAAATATTtggcttgattttttttaacaataagATTATTAGAACATCTCAATAGCAACTTAGTCTCTTAATTGTGTGCATGTAAATGTTTTTCAACAGAAGAGTACTATGAGGTCGACAGGACTGTTGGACCACTTCACACTTTGCATCGCTCCTTCTGGACAGGCCGACTGTCAGTAAATGACTAGGGAGCCTTTTTCCCCGCTTCAGATTTAGGTGGGTACAGGGACCACTTGGAGCAATAACTGTGGTTTAACAGTGGCTCATCCatcatgttttctctttttgatgACTCAAGGTTGACATTGGATTCCAGAGAAAGGGATTGTTGACAACTATGACTCGTGAATCTCCTACAAAATAATTTCAAGCCTCTGCAAGTGGGATTTATTTTTGATTTTCTGAAAGCCTTTTTCAGCTTCAAATTTCTACAGCCATAATAATATACAACAAACAAGATATCACATGATGATGTACTGAGTAAAACCTCTGAATAAAATTAAAGGTGTTCATTTCAAACTACAAAAGTTAAAgaatgctgattttttttttatttttattttttttttttattttttttttttttgtaaacctttGTGATTCCAAACTACAGTGTCATGCTTTAGGCTGTACATATCCTTGTGTTTGCCATTACAATTTCTGGGGTGGACTGAAccaattcattcatactttGAAGTTGTACCTGACCCAGAAGAGAAGAAGGTTTAATTCCTTATATCCTTACTGTAAGCCATGCTTTAACTTTAGAATGAGAAGTTATTCTTGTCTGTATACATCAGATGCTTTAATTTGTCCTTAGTTAGGGTTTTTGTTTTGGTGGCATACACATTGAGAAATATTACTGTTTGTATAAGTCACATCTTAGACAGAGCAGGTAATTATATCATGACTGAAGAAATAGCCATGACGGGGTGAAAGAAAACCTCTGAATTTCCACGGAGAGGGAGAAGAACTACAATGTAATCTAAAATATCCTGTAAGCAACAAGCATACTAGAATAAACACACACTTGGGTAAGAATGGGACAGCTATGTGGCAATGTATGCACTCTGTGTCCCCAGTCTGCAGTAGAAATAGTTGTGCAGTCCTATGAGAGGAAATGTGACAGCCCTGATCGAAAACCTGATAGATTTCATGCTGCACTGTCTTGTTCCATGACAGGACTATAGGTTTCTTTATTCAGATGCATTAAACAAATAACTGCATTAAGTAACATTATTGGCCACACGCTCCAATATGTTTCACGTGTATATGTGACCCTTTTATTATTTAACAGGCACATATGCAAACACATGTACATGTAGAGGTTAAAGAGAATTATGTTTGGCATTGTCTGTTCATCATATCATAGCAACAGAGCATACATGTTAATTCATTGCACAtcagacaaaaaaagacaacttcAAAGTCAAGCATTTTTTGTTCTATTGTAACCCTACATCACAAATCACACCTGTCAAAGGGTTTGTAGCATGTACTGCGAGCATCCTCTTTCCTACGATGGCTAAATAGAATCATGCCATTCTACATTA containing:
- the LOC142369163 gene encoding endonuclease domain-containing 1 protein-like — its product is MHLFCTCILFSLLMVSHLVSATVSNSFKDCSHFFYMQTPPAGIRGESLKWICQKFADKLRYATLYDSRRHLPLYSAYVFKKSDGKRRVDTPWMYEPQLVSDDESGNMRVLPLGQDTPPLIEDSQVVLEDYIDAVEYRRGPLNADQHQAEPDDKSSTYTLTNVVPLITDFLDTSWNPYLDVIRRRLNNFCHGKSFIVTGVTTSGATIQRNNQDRLTIPKHLWLAYCCPWFDRNSPYEVRFMFPSYGGYALNEKTGYGVVEVPLKTLESFLRSQAYIDSDMIIFYKSCMSENTFKKMKRSDLTSVELQPK
- the LOC142369058 gene encoding endonuclease domain-containing 1 protein-like — its product is MAFWIHMGFLLVNILSTAVRGRVEKEPSPECRQFLYMGTPPTGLEHHSVQFICQLYNKKPRYVTLYNNVDHVPIYSAYTFKRSDGEKCVDIPWMYEPQLSTSFDTGEMQPFPRGYIHKNFEDAQAVLDDYTNAIYYERGTLNPDEHQDDPDDKASTYTLTNVVPMVPDFNYGVWNKQEHIIRKRLNNYCHGTAYIVTGITTSGKMIRRENMNRVAVPTYLWSAYCCIDYDHNTPYNERYKFPSFAHYGLNEENNDVLEISVQKLKEFLKKTTFVNQNFQIFVGDCVPPASSKTE
- the LOC142369054 gene encoding endonuclease domain-containing 1 protein-like, with the translated sequence MVLTSANHAVHLAAVTTVLTCVLLQGIQAGVVGDFNHVERCKDSLYMGTPPRGYFSNSFKKMCQRYEDKPRYVTLYDPHKRIPIYSAYTFKKSDGEKKVDFPWMFEPQLASEKSSSNMEPFPQSSNMHMNFEDTQAVLEDYADVVQYERGQLNPDEHQADPLDKASTYSLTNVVPQIREFNLGPWAEHQDIIRKRLNNYCRGKAFVVTGVTTSGHTIRRNNLDRVAVPEYMWSAYCCTEFDQNAPYFVRYKFPVFGAYGLNDRVNNHMVEVPLKNLEKFLKGRMDVDKNFQIFYNDCVPDS
- the ufsp1 gene encoding ufm1-specific protease 1 — translated: MDGKAVAAASEEKIDWGGRERDEGKILQKMKTISNVHTGLPKPLIDPVKCCTIEGDYLYFHYGCDGQDDRGWGCGYRTIQTMASWLCYNWCQQKRHNRPAPSLPEIQQALVTMGDKAGSFSGSREWVGTFEASLVLDYFYDVPCKLVHVRGGGTELEQVAVEELHQHFEKHGSPVMMGGDRDNSSKGILGVCTGDQGSHLLVVDPHYYGCQLQRTELQRRGWVAWKPVSSLDQSSFYNLCMPQTAKKSI
- the LOC142368808 gene encoding zona pellucida sperm-binding protein 3-like isoform X1, with amino-acid sequence MARSVKYTNAFKCFVVVFSICFVLSESQESEGLDIQCGENKMRITVERQFFHERRIPFKPEFLQLGVNSTQTTSCRPERPSENELVISAGLRDCGTEASVHGEWLVYSNQLFVFPAVLPTSAGSVIVRGVTTVIPVECYYERKQKVKGGPLQPTWVPMTSTIGAFGLLHFSLRIMADGCTSLRSSSVYRQGEAVFLEASVEAPLHPPLTLYVDYCVATLNPDPLSLPSYKFIAKHGCLLDSVLPGSSSRFLPRKQDTRLCFSVQAFRFNYTSGEQMFISCHLRATLKQNSHSHLDKACFFHRPTFSWRATEGDSTLCECCDDNCLELSKEKNSGHTTQPETEEYYEVDRTVGPLHTLHRSFWTGRLSVND
- the LOC142368808 gene encoding zona pellucida sperm-binding protein 3-like isoform X2 translates to MARSVKYTNAFKCFVVVFSICFVLSESQESEGLDIQCGENKMRITVERQFFHERRIPFKPEFLQLGVNSTQTTSCRPERPSENELVISAGLRDCGTEASVHGEWLVYSNQLFVFPAVLPTSAGSVIVRGVTTVIPVECYYERKQKVKGGPLQPTWVPMTSTIGAFGLLHFSLRIMADGCTSLRSSSVYRQGEAVFLEASVEAPLHPPLTLYVDYCVATLNPDPLSLPSYKFIAKHGVLPGSSSRFLPRKQDTRLCFSVQAFRFNYTSGEQMFISCHLRATLKQNSHSHLDKACFFHRPTFSWRATEGDSTLCECCDDNCLELSKEKNSGHTTQPETEEYYEVDRTVGPLHTLHRSFWTGRLSVND